A genomic window from Desulfonatronovibrio magnus includes:
- a CDS encoding cereblon family protein has product MFRTESEPTHFVKHESDSRVEDEYSDRDILCLSCKAPITKESEAVRINDSHRHVFVNPHGLVFEVGCYGNAGNVLCVGQITSEFTWFPGYSWQAVSCALCLTHLGWVYYLDGNEAFFGFILDRLARQ; this is encoded by the coding sequence ACACGAGTCAGACAGCAGAGTTGAAGATGAATACTCAGATAGAGATATCCTGTGCCTGAGCTGCAAAGCTCCAATAACTAAGGAAAGTGAAGCAGTCAGGATAAATGACTCTCACCGGCATGTCTTTGTGAATCCGCATGGACTGGTTTTTGAAGTGGGCTGTTATGGCAATGCTGGCAATGTTCTATGCGTTGGCCAGATTACCTCAGAATTCACGTGGTTTCCAGGATACTCATGGCAGGCTGTGAGCTGTGCGCTTTGTCTGACGCACCTTGGATGGGTATATTACTTAGATGGCAACGAGGCTTTTTTTGGCTTTATTTTAGATCGTCTTGCAAGACAGTAA
- a CDS encoding M23 family metallopeptidase, which translates to MKRALLAILVFFLWVLPVKAATINLPERVGQGEPFWVEFVSDKNPDSLTVQWLEKTVEYPVDFNGTQSILLSAGLDHKGKYPLSISFDFGDEQIVEEFNVYISAKDYPEQRLTLPESMVTPPQEVIDRIVREREKTVNALNTLSPERYWTTDFVRPASGSVSSPFGVRRFLNDEPRAPHRGVDLRGPEGTPVKAMETGRVILTGDFYFGGKTVILDHGLGFVTVYMHLSEINVNKGEYISKGDLVGLVGMTGRATGPHLHLGVYVLGQAVDPMLLLE; encoded by the coding sequence ATGAAAAGAGCATTGCTGGCCATACTGGTATTCTTTTTATGGGTTTTGCCTGTCAAAGCAGCAACCATTAACTTGCCCGAAAGGGTAGGGCAGGGTGAACCGTTTTGGGTGGAGTTTGTGTCTGATAAAAATCCAGATTCCCTTACAGTTCAATGGCTTGAAAAAACTGTTGAGTATCCGGTAGATTTCAACGGAACACAGAGCATTCTTCTAAGTGCAGGGCTGGATCATAAAGGTAAGTATCCATTGTCTATTTCTTTTGATTTTGGCGATGAGCAGATTGTTGAAGAGTTTAATGTATATATATCCGCCAAGGACTATCCTGAGCAGCGCCTAACGCTTCCTGAATCCATGGTAACTCCGCCTCAGGAAGTTATCGATCGTATAGTTAGAGAACGGGAGAAGACTGTGAATGCCCTGAACACTCTCAGTCCTGAAAGATATTGGACAACTGATTTTGTTCGGCCGGCATCAGGAAGCGTAAGCTCTCCTTTTGGAGTCAGGCGTTTTCTTAATGATGAGCCAAGGGCACCGCACAGGGGAGTGGACTTAAGAGGACCTGAGGGAACACCTGTCAAGGCCATGGAAACGGGCAGAGTGATCTTAACAGGTGATTTTTACTTTGGAGGCAAAACTGTAATTCTGGACCATGGTCTTGGGTTTGTGACTGTTTATATGCATTTAAGTGAAATCAATGTAAACAAGGGTGAGTATATTTCTAAGGGAGACCTTGTAGGCCTTGTGGGCATGACTGGCAGGGCGACAGGGCCGCATCTGCACTTAGGTGTCTATGTTCTTGGTCAGGCAGTTGATCCTATGCTATTGCTGGAGTGA
- a CDS encoding transglutaminaseTgpA domain-containing protein — MHNLSSYATPGSIRYWTPILGSISGSCVMLALNPILSWWIVWFWIAAVILVFVHAFQGKNEVFSYSLRLMLVLALSGLATVTNWDQGWQIVMAQALALMLSIKLMELKKQRDAFQFCGLGILGLGVASIIRFDLGFGVLIFSYFFTGLVLILWQHIFDQAVKSGRNFRLSKFFSLKLAGFALFLTMITVLLGLLIFFAFPRNINPMLNLGAGLEIARTGFSPEMTPGGIAGIAESNRIAFRAQIDQVYHSSHLYWRGAVLWQTDGSSWIPGAPHDYQTTPLRSSIVGEDVVLQTITLNPGRTEHLFGLYFPGRIMNLSGVNYNRDGTVKLDEAPESAVRYELYSVMENTKPLTPEEKSAGTRIPDDISQSVHDIASTFAEDDSEPWDIAQSILFYFNSQGFSYSLQAPVGFEHGQTLEEFLTQTKTGYCELYAAAMVMFLRLNSIPSRVVVGFWGGEYNPVGEYWIIRDSMAHAWVEAWFADRGWVRLDPTRYLDLNVDEGQDEDGATDSIPADQMVSPSVRVVDWLRWQWTNWVIDLNLARQARMWSSVRTSFDQTWTGIKISDFENILKNVFQDGKLWMKVGLVVSGLIMILVLSGLIPLRSHPTGKQFRIRAWKLLASKTPGRHNLSSPGAEDKIWQWWALYFPDKVERIKKVYNEQRYGPHPDREKENSLKDLLVSSSPGRPGTKPASNLK; from the coding sequence ATGCACAACTTATCTTCTTACGCAACACCTGGCAGCATCAGGTACTGGACGCCCATCCTGGGAAGTATTTCAGGATCTTGTGTAATGCTTGCCTTGAACCCCATTTTGAGCTGGTGGATAGTCTGGTTCTGGATTGCGGCAGTTATTCTTGTGTTTGTCCATGCCTTTCAGGGAAAAAATGAAGTTTTCTCTTACAGTTTAAGGCTAATGCTTGTCCTGGCTCTGAGCGGTCTTGCCACAGTAACTAATTGGGATCAGGGCTGGCAGATAGTCATGGCCCAGGCCCTTGCCCTTATGTTGTCCATTAAGCTGATGGAGCTTAAAAAACAGCGAGATGCCTTTCAGTTTTGCGGTTTAGGAATTCTGGGACTTGGAGTGGCTTCAATAATCAGATTTGATCTGGGTTTTGGAGTTTTAATTTTCTCATATTTTTTTACAGGTCTTGTTTTGATATTGTGGCAGCACATCTTTGATCAGGCGGTTAAGTCTGGAAGAAATTTTCGTCTGAGCAAGTTTTTTTCTCTCAAGTTAGCTGGTTTTGCTCTTTTTTTGACCATGATTACGGTTTTGCTGGGGCTTTTGATTTTTTTCGCTTTTCCAAGAAATATCAATCCTATGCTGAACTTGGGGGCAGGACTTGAAATAGCTCGAACTGGATTCAGTCCAGAGATGACTCCTGGTGGTATTGCAGGTATTGCTGAATCTAACAGGATTGCTTTCAGGGCTCAGATAGATCAGGTTTACCACTCTTCCCACCTATACTGGAGGGGGGCTGTTCTATGGCAGACTGACGGTTCAAGTTGGATTCCCGGGGCCCCGCATGACTACCAGACAACACCACTGCGATCCTCAATTGTTGGTGAGGATGTTGTTTTGCAGACTATTACTCTTAATCCGGGGAGAACAGAGCATTTGTTCGGACTGTACTTTCCCGGCAGGATTATGAATTTATCCGGAGTTAATTATAACCGTGATGGCACTGTGAAGCTTGATGAAGCTCCGGAAAGTGCTGTCAGATATGAGCTTTATTCAGTCATGGAAAATACAAAGCCTTTGACCCCTGAAGAAAAGTCAGCAGGAACGCGAATTCCTGATGATATCAGTCAAAGTGTGCACGACATTGCCAGCACTTTTGCTGAAGATGACAGTGAGCCATGGGATATTGCTCAGTCCATTCTGTTTTATTTCAACTCTCAGGGTTTTTCATACAGTCTGCAGGCGCCAGTCGGGTTTGAACATGGACAGACATTAGAAGAATTTTTGACTCAGACCAAAACCGGGTACTGTGAATTATATGCTGCTGCCATGGTGATGTTTTTGAGACTGAACAGCATCCCCTCAAGGGTAGTGGTTGGTTTCTGGGGAGGAGAATACAATCCTGTGGGTGAATACTGGATAATAAGGGACAGCATGGCTCACGCCTGGGTAGAAGCATGGTTTGCGGACAGAGGCTGGGTAAGGCTTGATCCAACCCGTTACCTTGATTTGAATGTGGATGAAGGGCAGGATGAAGACGGAGCAACAGACAGTATTCCTGCAGATCAAATGGTTTCCCCTTCGGTACGTGTTGTTGACTGGTTAAGGTGGCAATGGACCAATTGGGTTATTGATTTAAACCTTGCCAGGCAGGCACGAATGTGGAGCTCTGTCAGGACATCCTTTGATCAGACCTGGACCGGAATTAAAATTTCAGATTTTGAAAATATCCTGAAAAATGTTTTCCAGGATGGCAAGTTATGGATGAAGGTGGGGCTGGTTGTATCTGGTTTGATTATGATACTTGTCCTGTCAGGCTTGATTCCCTTGAGGAGCCATCCTACAGGTAAACAGTTCAGGATAAGGGCCTGGAAGCTATTGGCATCAAAAACACCGGGCAGACATAACTTGAGTTCCCCTGGTGCTGAGGATAAGATATGGCAATGGTGGGCTTTGTATTTTCCCGACAAAGTCGAAAGAATTAAAAAAGTATATAACGAGCAGAGGTATGGTCCACATCCTGACCGGGAAAAAGAGAATTCATTAAAAGATTTACTTGTCAGCTCCTCACCCGGGCGGCCCGGGACCAAGCCTGCGAGTAACTTGAAATAG
- a CDS encoding AAA family ATPase, whose amino-acid sequence MDRKTDIVVENILSSINKCILDKKDQVQLALTSFLAGGHLLIEDIPGVGKTTLALSMAGVLGLDFARIQMTSDLLPGDVLGVSMFDPVKSAFRFHPGPIFHSIILADEINRASPRTQSALLEAMAERQVSVDGETYPLSEVFLVIATQNPLEEFGVNSLPQSQMDRFLLSITLGYPGQEAERKLLRGASMELDLEAAASFEEISRLRNERQNIFLSDEIIDMVMTLTRATRKNEEIRAGLSPRGMLALKSSAQATAMIEGRSYVLPDDLRFIAYNVLNHRLTFRTTQDRETLTRKIISDVWG is encoded by the coding sequence ATGGATAGAAAAACAGACATAGTTGTTGAAAATATCCTCAGCAGTATCAATAAATGTATCCTTGATAAAAAAGATCAGGTCCAGCTGGCATTGACCTCTTTTCTGGCTGGCGGTCATTTGCTCATTGAAGATATTCCAGGAGTTGGTAAAACAACTCTTGCCCTGAGTATGGCCGGAGTCCTGGGGCTGGACTTTGCAAGGATTCAAATGACCAGTGATCTGCTGCCCGGTGATGTGCTGGGTGTGTCCATGTTTGATCCTGTTAAAAGCGCATTTCGTTTTCATCCCGGACCTATCTTTCATTCCATTATTCTCGCTGATGAAATTAACAGAGCTTCTCCAAGAACTCAGTCCGCTCTGCTTGAAGCCATGGCTGAACGACAAGTTTCCGTTGATGGAGAAACATATCCTCTTTCAGAAGTTTTTCTGGTCATAGCTACTCAAAATCCTCTTGAAGAATTTGGTGTAAATTCTCTCCCACAGAGTCAGATGGATCGTTTTTTACTAAGTATTACACTTGGTTATCCAGGCCAGGAGGCTGAGAGAAAGCTTTTGAGAGGAGCTTCCATGGAATTAGACTTAGAGGCAGCTGCCAGTTTTGAGGAAATATCTCGTTTAAGAAATGAGCGACAAAATATTTTTTTGAGTGATGAAATAATTGACATGGTCATGACCCTGACCAGAGCAACAAGAAAAAATGAAGAAATTCGGGCCGGACTATCTCCCAGGGGTATGCTCGCCCTCAAGTCATCAGCCCAGGCCACAGCCATGATAGAGGGAAGAAGCTATGTTCTTCCCGATGACCTGCGATTCATAGCATACAATGTTTTGAACCACCGATTGACTTTTCGTACCACCCAGGACAGAGAAACCCTGACCCGGAAAATTATCTCTGATGTCTGGGGATAG
- a CDS encoding YcjF family protein has protein sequence MSKGNQRLGDPLDIPPEIRTFRQKEDPGSGDEVPSNVLVSEKHDTSKTHNINPANKNHVKDQEGPSSYEGISSLSARNYGSSSGFTVAGKSEYKSKTNVEAPTIRENDTGLGQPDFAPDSEEKKNMKWVDDEEINRLRQEQDDMSKLFQQKLRELEKTGIKIPAFLYRFVLWFMLFVIAFMGIFLLNQMVRFWSEVSSLTAPWNIVASSFFILFLTLLFGVLFKISLSFLKYRKLARIDIKALNILAQRREFQLLAQNKKDEAMKILTEYLTEYHTVNSEDSLPGMDKKQMERLKAFRTSLMDKSGYMNSTEWLKEFEESFIYTLDLATRKRIRAYARNVAVGTAASPIKFIDQMIVLYASLRLISEIMQIYSLRPAAGQSTVVLFRAIIQAYLSGVIGEQTEAGVEAFSEYYESIFGEISFAAGMSAVTDATRFMLPKVSEGALNGFLIWRLGRQAQRMVRPVGRG, from the coding sequence GTGAGTAAAGGTAATCAACGTCTCGGCGATCCACTGGATATTCCACCTGAGATAAGGACGTTCAGGCAGAAAGAAGATCCTGGCAGTGGTGATGAAGTGCCCTCAAATGTATTGGTCTCTGAGAAACATGACACAAGCAAGACTCATAATATTAATCCTGCCAATAAAAATCATGTCAAAGACCAGGAAGGTCCTTCCAGTTATGAAGGGATATCCAGTCTGTCTGCCCGGAATTATGGAAGTTCGTCTGGTTTCACTGTCGCTGGGAAAAGCGAGTATAAAAGTAAAACAAATGTAGAGGCCCCGACTATTCGCGAGAATGATACCGGACTTGGGCAGCCTGATTTTGCTCCAGACTCTGAAGAAAAAAAGAATATGAAATGGGTGGATGACGAAGAAATCAACAGGCTCAGGCAAGAGCAGGATGATATGTCCAAGCTCTTTCAGCAGAAATTACGAGAACTTGAAAAAACTGGAATCAAAATTCCAGCATTCCTTTACAGGTTTGTATTGTGGTTTATGTTATTTGTCATTGCTTTCATGGGGATTTTTTTGCTGAATCAGATGGTCAGGTTCTGGTCTGAGGTGTCTTCTCTAACTGCTCCCTGGAATATCGTTGCTTCTTCTTTTTTTATCCTTTTCTTAACTCTGCTTTTTGGGGTTTTGTTTAAGATTTCTCTTAGTTTCTTAAAATATAGAAAGCTTGCAAGGATAGATATTAAGGCTTTGAATATTCTTGCACAAAGGCGAGAGTTTCAGCTTCTGGCACAAAACAAAAAAGATGAGGCTATGAAGATTCTGACCGAATATCTCACTGAATATCATACTGTAAACTCTGAAGACAGTTTACCGGGCATGGATAAAAAGCAGATGGAAAGATTAAAGGCTTTCAGAACATCTCTTATGGATAAAAGCGGCTACATGAACTCCACGGAGTGGCTTAAGGAATTTGAAGAATCATTTATCTATACTCTGGACCTTGCCACGCGTAAAAGGATCAGGGCATATGCAAGAAATGTTGCAGTAGGAACAGCGGCCTCTCCCATCAAATTTATTGACCAGATGATAGTACTGTATGCATCTCTCAGACTGATCAGTGAAATTATGCAGATTTACTCTTTGCGCCCTGCTGCCGGGCAAAGTACGGTAGTTCTTTTCAGAGCCATAATCCAGGCATATTTGAGCGGAGTGATAGGTGAACAGACTGAGGCAGGGGTAGAGGCCTTTTCTGAGTACTATGAGTCAATCTTTGGAGAGATATCTTTTGCTGCAGGCATGTCTGCAGTGACAGACGCAACTCGTTTTATGCTTCCCAAGGTAAGTGAAGGCGCATTGAATGGTTTTTTAATCTGGAGACTGGGCAGGCAGGCTCAGCGTATGGTCAGGCCTGTAGGTCGTGGGTAG
- a CDS encoding YcjX family protein, whose translation MLNLMNLRDHRRVAVTGIAGGGKTVFLTSLLSHLAEFGQGGFHVGKGIEISDFQRCPLKNDWPPEFNHAGYREELAREHWPEKSTDCSQFTCRFRRSDWKLYSQKMTFFDFPGERVADAAIAAFSSYDEWSDHILKHFADHHGYARAAGPYLNYLTQANITHKEVVSRYKEALARMILDYKPLISPSTFLLDQKGCPASPGTEKEISASRYAGISFAEEFAPLSNKARANHPDVAKQMFRTYQNYRKKLVMPLFDRISKANSIIVLVDIPSLLSGGVGRYNDNRRILLDLCELLRPKSDIGALLSKYFSFLYESLSRIAFVAAKADMVHPLDIDNKRMENLLKMMTHRAAGMLPDVKCKWFVCSACHSTFPVQGERRLNGKIIYNNPEKNFMEYSVPLLPETWPENWSAGDYPFYKVYPDAPKNYLLPPRHIGLDRIFEFISE comes from the coding sequence ATGCTGAATTTAATGAACCTTAGAGACCACCGGCGTGTGGCTGTCACCGGTATTGCAGGCGGTGGAAAGACCGTATTTCTAACCTCCCTTTTGTCGCACCTTGCTGAATTTGGACAAGGTGGCTTTCATGTTGGCAAGGGGATTGAGATCAGTGATTTTCAGCGCTGTCCCTTGAAAAATGACTGGCCCCCTGAATTTAATCATGCCGGGTATCGTGAGGAACTGGCCAGAGAGCATTGGCCGGAAAAAAGCACTGATTGTTCGCAATTTACATGCAGGTTCAGACGTTCCGACTGGAAGCTTTATTCCCAGAAAATGACTTTTTTTGATTTTCCAGGAGAACGGGTTGCCGACGCAGCCATTGCAGCCTTTAGTAGTTATGACGAATGGTCTGACCATATTTTAAAGCATTTTGCAGATCACCACGGTTATGCGAGGGCTGCAGGACCTTATCTGAATTATCTTACGCAAGCCAATATTACTCATAAAGAAGTTGTGAGTCGATATAAGGAAGCTTTGGCCAGGATGATTCTGGATTACAAACCCCTGATATCTCCATCCACTTTCCTGCTTGACCAAAAGGGGTGCCCGGCATCACCAGGCACAGAGAAGGAAATATCAGCGAGCAGATATGCCGGTATTTCATTTGCTGAAGAATTTGCGCCGCTCTCCAACAAGGCAAGGGCGAACCATCCTGATGTGGCTAAACAAATGTTTAGAACTTATCAAAACTATAGGAAAAAGCTGGTTATGCCCTTATTTGACAGAATATCCAAAGCCAATAGTATTATTGTGCTGGTGGATATACCATCACTTCTATCAGGTGGTGTTGGGCGTTATAATGATAATAGAAGGATATTGCTTGATTTATGTGAGTTGCTGCGTCCTAAGTCGGACATTGGGGCCTTGCTGTCTAAGTATTTTTCTTTTCTGTATGAATCACTGAGCAGGATTGCTTTTGTTGCGGCCAAGGCTGATATGGTCCATCCCCTGGATATTGATAATAAGAGAATGGAAAATCTGCTGAAAATGATGACCCACCGGGCAGCAGGAATGCTTCCGGACGTGAAGTGCAAGTGGTTTGTGTGCAGTGCGTGTCATTCCACCTTTCCTGTACAGGGAGAACGCAGACTCAATGGTAAAATTATCTACAACAACCCTGAAAAGAATTTTATGGAGTACTCTGTGCCGCTTCTTCCTGAAACATGGCCGGAAAACTGGTCTGCAGGTGACTATCCATTTTACAAGGTATATCCGGATGCTCCAAAAAATTATTTGCTTCCACCAAGGCATATTGGTCTGGACAGGATTTTTGAATTTATTTCAGAGTGA
- a CDS encoding sodium:solute symporter family protein — protein sequence MTNAIIFIYLAAVLIIGMLAGRGIKNISQYAVAGKSYGSMVIFATLSASFIGGGFSMGNAEKVFLLGIVNIVALWGFSLKEVLVAKYIAPRMDRYRDAISVGDIMKSHYGVSAKVFSGIFGFILCAGILGAQIGAIGYVTNLFLGIERFWGIMLGCGIVITYATVGGMRAVVWTDIVQFVILAFGLPLTLYFGIQSAGGIEHIVNTVPSGHLSLPVEPLALIALASLFLTFVFGETLVPPYLQRLLIGRDAREVSKGTLYSGLFSFPFFAVTGLIGIVALVLNPEINPNLAMPFVIQQALPPILQGIVIAAVIAIIMSSADSFLNAAAICFSNDIVKPLKKEAMSHKSEVLMARLVTLMVGVLAVIFALSIESILDILIYSYNFWAPIILVPLVMAVMQKKVSQKKFLVGAGAGIFSLLIWNYGLGSPLGIHGIVVGVFANYTGFVLADNSESSS from the coding sequence ATGACTAATGCAATTATCTTTATTTACCTTGCTGCAGTTTTGATCATCGGAATGCTGGCAGGAAGGGGAATCAAGAATATTTCTCAATATGCAGTGGCAGGCAAATCTTATGGATCCATGGTGATCTTCGCTACCCTGTCAGCCTCATTCATTGGAGGCGGTTTCTCCATGGGCAATGCTGAAAAAGTATTCCTGCTCGGTATCGTAAATATTGTAGCTCTTTGGGGGTTCAGTCTAAAAGAAGTTCTTGTGGCAAAGTACATTGCCCCAAGAATGGACAGATATCGCGATGCAATATCCGTAGGGGATATTATGAAAAGTCATTATGGAGTTTCTGCCAAAGTTTTTTCGGGAATTTTCGGTTTTATACTGTGTGCCGGAATACTTGGGGCTCAGATAGGGGCTATTGGGTATGTTACGAATCTTTTTCTGGGGATTGAGCGTTTCTGGGGAATAATGCTTGGTTGCGGTATTGTTATTACCTACGCAACGGTTGGAGGGATGAGGGCAGTCGTCTGGACGGATATTGTTCAGTTTGTCATTCTGGCTTTTGGCTTACCCCTGACTCTTTATTTTGGCATTCAAAGCGCTGGCGGAATTGAACATATTGTAAACACAGTACCATCAGGGCACCTTAGTCTTCCTGTGGAGCCACTGGCACTCATTGCGCTGGCATCTCTTTTTCTTACCTTTGTCTTTGGTGAAACTCTTGTTCCACCTTACCTGCAGCGTCTGCTCATTGGTCGTGATGCCCGTGAAGTTTCCAAAGGTACATTGTACAGCGGCCTGTTTTCCTTTCCATTTTTTGCTGTTACCGGTCTTATCGGTATTGTCGCTCTGGTCCTCAATCCTGAAATCAATCCCAACCTGGCAATGCCTTTTGTTATTCAGCAGGCTTTGCCCCCAATATTGCAGGGCATTGTCATAGCTGCAGTAATCGCTATTATCATGTCTTCTGCAGACTCTTTTCTTAACGCTGCTGCCATCTGCTTCAGCAATGATATTGTGAAACCCTTGAAAAAAGAAGCAATGAGTCATAAAAGTGAAGTTCTTATGGCGCGTTTAGTCACTCTAATGGTGGGTGTACTTGCTGTTATTTTTGCCTTGTCCATTGAGAGTATACTTGATATTCTGATATATTCGTATAACTTTTGGGCTCCCATTATTTTGGTACCGTTAGTAATGGCTGTAATGCAGAAAAAGGTCAGTCAAAAAAAGTTTTTGGTCGGAGCCGGAGCAGGAATATTTTCTTTGTTGATCTGGAACTATGGACTTGGTTCTCCCTTGGGTATCCACGGAATTGTTGTGGGAGTCTTTGCAAACTATACTGGTTTTGTATTGGCTGATAACAGTGAGTCTTCAAGTTAG
- a CDS encoding LexA family transcriptional regulator, producing the protein MDFQDFFYRICRASDIKTQKQLAELLNVGAASITLAKSRGVPKGWPYQVATILGLNPNWIKTGQGPIYQSGREDSFLVPKVSAKACAGAGSLEIQDNIVDEIPFSLQWISQKGSPRHMVLMDIVGESMSPELEEGDAILVDQSQQSIINRNLYVVGLDDTIQVKRVQTSTGLVVLLSSNRNFMPITLQGDELDNLRVIGRVLWSSREYC; encoded by the coding sequence ATGGACTTTCAAGATTTTTTTTATAGAATCTGCAGGGCGTCGGATATCAAAACCCAAAAACAACTCGCTGAGCTGCTTAATGTGGGGGCTGCTTCCATCACCCTTGCTAAAAGTAGAGGTGTTCCCAAGGGATGGCCATATCAGGTAGCTACAATCCTTGGATTGAACCCTAACTGGATAAAAACAGGTCAGGGTCCCATATATCAGTCCGGACGTGAGGATTCTTTTTTAGTTCCCAAAGTTAGCGCTAAAGCGTGTGCCGGTGCTGGTTCTCTTGAGATTCAGGATAATATCGTTGATGAGATTCCTTTTTCCCTGCAATGGATTAGTCAGAAAGGCAGTCCGCGGCATATGGTGCTGATGGATATTGTGGGTGAAAGCATGTCACCTGAACTTGAAGAAGGCGATGCAATTCTTGTGGATCAAAGTCAGCAGTCCATAATCAACCGTAATTTATATGTGGTTGGTCTTGATGACACCATTCAAGTCAAACGGGTTCAAACTTCAACAGGGCTTGTAGTCTTACTCAGCAGCAACCGCAACTTTATGCCCATTACTTTACAAGGTGATGAACTTGATAATTTGCGAGTAATCGGGCGGGTTTTATGGAGTAGTCGGGAGTATTGCTGA
- a CDS encoding ion transporter — protein sequence MENNSLRSKIEAIVVSKRFQNFVMTVIVINGIVLGLETSEAAMAVAGSFLIAVDNLCLAIFVGELLLKIYAMRGRFFKDGWNIFDFLVVGISLVPQQAGLSVLRSLRVLRVMRMISILPTMRRVVAAMLHAMPGVGSVAGIVGIIFYVGAVISTKLFGQCFPEWFGTVGASFYTLFQIMTLESWSMGIVRPVMEIYPHAWLFFVPFILVTTYTVINLVVGIIVSAMEEKSLEEGTRLDPVVVMNRLERRLDSIDDKVSILLKEK from the coding sequence ATGGAAAACAATTCATTGCGGTCCAAAATTGAAGCCATAGTGGTAAGTAAGCGCTTCCAAAACTTTGTAATGACGGTTATTGTAATCAATGGAATAGTATTGGGGCTTGAGACATCTGAAGCTGCCATGGCTGTTGCAGGATCTTTTCTTATAGCCGTAGATAATTTATGCCTTGCAATTTTTGTTGGAGAGTTGTTGCTTAAAATTTATGCCATGCGTGGACGTTTCTTCAAAGATGGCTGGAACATATTTGATTTCCTTGTGGTTGGAATATCTCTTGTTCCACAGCAGGCAGGACTATCTGTATTGAGATCATTAAGAGTTTTAAGGGTTATGCGCATGATTTCCATTTTGCCGACCATGCGCAGAGTTGTTGCAGCCATGCTTCATGCCATGCCTGGCGTAGGTTCTGTTGCGGGAATAGTGGGAATAATATTTTACGTTGGAGCGGTCATAAGTACCAAACTTTTTGGTCAATGCTTTCCTGAATGGTTTGGCACCGTTGGTGCCTCATTTTACACTCTTTTTCAGATTATGACCCTTGAAAGCTGGTCCATGGGAATTGTTCGTCCTGTAATGGAAATATATCCACACGCCTGGTTGTTTTTTGTGCCATTTATTCTTGTCACCACCTATACTGTTATAAATCTGGTAGTGGGAATCATTGTAAGCGCCATGGAGGAAAAATCTCTTGAGGAGGGAACAAGGCTTGATCCTGTGGTAGTAATGAACAGGCTGGAGCGAAGACTGGATTCAATAGATGATAAAGTGTCCATTTTATTAAAAGAGAAGTAA